A genome region from Tursiops truncatus isolate mTurTru1 chromosome 15, mTurTru1.mat.Y, whole genome shotgun sequence includes the following:
- the TBL2 gene encoding transducin beta-like protein 2: protein MELLQMPELMGLSLLLGLLALIATAAVARGWLRAEQETCGRSAGQRANGLPPDKSLRSKKQKQHQRVHKEKPQQHNFTHRLLAATLKSHSGNISCMDFSSNGKYLATCADDRTVRIWSTKDFLQREHRSMRANVELDHAILVRFSPDCRAFIVWLANGDTLRVFKMTKREDGGYTFTATPEDFPKKHKAAIVNIGIADTGKFIMTASSDTTIIIWNLKGQVLSTINTNQMHNTFAAISPCSRFVASCGFTPDVKVWEVCFGKKGDFQEVVRAFELKGHSAAVHFFAFSNDSRRMASVSKDGTWKLWDTDVEYKKQQDPYLLRTGRFEEASTMPCRLALSPDAQVLALASGSSIHLYNSRRGEKEECFEQVHGECISDLSFDVTGRLLASCGDRAVRLFHNTPGYRAVMEEMQGLLKRASNESTRQRLQQQLTQAQEALKSLGALRK from the exons ATGGAGCTGCTGCAGATGCCGGAGTTGATGGGGCTGTCGCTGTTGCTCGGGCTGCTGGCCCTGATAGCGACGGCGGCGGTAGCGCGGGGGTGGCTGCGCGCGGAGCAGGAGACATGCGGCCGGTCGGCAG GCCAAAGAGCAAATGGACTTCCACCTGACAAGTCCTTGAGATCCAAGAAGCAGAAACAACATCAGCGGGTTCACAAGGAAAAGCCTCAGCAACACAACTTCACCCACCGCCTCCTGGCTGCAACACTGAAG AGCCACAGTGGGAACATATCTTGCATGGACTTTAGCAGCAATGGCAAGTACCTGGCCACCTGTGCAGATGACCGTACTGTCCGCATCTGGAGCACCAAGGACTTCCTGCAGCGGGAGCACCGCAGCATGAGAGCAAATGTGGAGCTGGACCATGCCATCCTGGTGCGCTTCAGCCCTGACTGCAG AGCATTCATCGTCTGGCTGGCTAACGGAGATACCCTCCGTGTCTTCAAGATGACCAAGCGAGAGGATGGGGGCTATACTTTCACGGCCACCCCAGAGGACTTTCCTAAAAAGCACAAGGCAGCCATCGTCAACATTGGCATTGCTGACACAG GGAAGTTCATCATGACTGCTTCCAGTGACACAACTATCATCATCTGGAATCTGAAAGGTCAGGTGCTGTCCACCATCAACACCAACCAGATGCACAATACATTTGCTGCTATATCCCCTTGTAgcag GTTTGTGGCCTCGTGTGGCTTCACCCCAGATGTAAAAGTTTGGGAAGTCTGCTTTGGGAAAAAAGGGGACTTCCAGGAGGTTGTGCGAGCCTTTGAACTGAAGGGCCACTCTGCAGCCGTCCACTTCTTCGCTTTCTCCAATGACTCCCGGAG GATGGCCTCTGTCTCCAAGGATGGTACGTGGAAACTGTGGGACACAGATGTGGAATACAAGAAGCAGCAGGACCCCTACTTGCTGAGGACAGGCCGTTTTGAAGAAGCAAGCACCATGCCGTGCCGCCTGGCACTCTCGCCTGACGCCCAGGTTTTGGCCTTGGCCAGTGGCAGCAGCATTCATCTCTATAACAGCCGGCGGGGTGAGAAGGAGGAGTGCTTCGAGCAGGTCCATGGGGAGTGTATCAGTGACTTGTCCTTTGACGTCACTGGCCGGCTTCTGGCCTCCTGTGGGGACCGCGCAGTGCGGCTCTTCCACAACACCCCTGGCTACCGGGCAGTGATGGAAGAAATGCAGGGCCTCCTCAAGCGGGCCTCCAATGAGAGCACCCGCCAGAGGCTACAGCAGCAGCTGACGCAGGCCCAGGAGGCCCTGAAGAGCCTGGGTGCCTTGAGGAAGTGA